The following coding sequences are from one Rhodobiaceae bacterium window:
- the kdsA gene encoding 2-dehydro-3-deoxyphosphooctonate aldolase, which translates to MNSVTVAGIEIGNDKPLTLIGGVNVIESRDMAMKAAEIYIEQATKLELPYIFKASFDKANRSSVDSFRGPGLEEGLKIFQEIKSTFGVPVISDIHEIEQVTPAAEVLDVLQIPAFLARQTDLVRAIAEAGLPINVKKPQFLSPQQIPNIVDKIKACGNDQIMVCERGSSFGYDNLVVDMLGFGVIKNENNDVPIVFDVTHALQTRAPGSKASGGRREQIYDLARAGIAVGVAALFLEAHEDPDNAKCDGPSALPFEDLPKLLGQVKAVDDLVKPIMNGN; encoded by the coding sequence ATGAATTCTGTCACAGTTGCAGGCATTGAAATCGGCAATGACAAACCGCTTACCCTCATCGGCGGCGTGAATGTCATTGAATCTCGCGACATGGCCATGAAGGCGGCGGAAATCTATATCGAGCAGGCGACGAAGCTCGAGCTGCCATACATCTTCAAAGCCTCCTTCGACAAAGCAAACCGCTCATCGGTGGATTCATTTCGTGGACCGGGACTTGAAGAAGGCTTGAAGATTTTCCAGGAGATCAAATCGACCTTTGGAGTACCGGTGATTTCTGACATTCATGAGATCGAACAGGTAACGCCCGCCGCAGAAGTCTTGGACGTGCTGCAAATACCAGCCTTCTTGGCCCGCCAGACGGACCTTGTCCGCGCAATCGCTGAAGCGGGCCTGCCGATCAATGTGAAGAAGCCGCAATTTCTAAGTCCGCAGCAGATCCCGAACATTGTCGACAAGATTAAGGCCTGCGGGAATGATCAGATCATGGTTTGTGAGCGTGGCTCCAGTTTTGGCTATGACAATCTTGTGGTCGACATGCTGGGCTTCGGAGTCATCAAAAACGAAAACAACGATGTGCCGATTGTTTTTGATGTGACCCATGCGCTGCAGACCCGCGCACCTGGGTCAAAAGCGTCCGGTGGTCGTCGCGAACAGATTTATGATCTGGCGCGGGCAGGGATCGCGGTTGGGGTCGCGGCTCTCTTCCTTGAAGCCCACGAAGACCCGGACAATGCAAAATGCGACGGGCCAAGCGCCTTGCCGTTTGAGGATCTTCCCAAGCTGTTGGGGCAGGTGAAAGCGGTGGACGATCTGGTGAAACCCATCATGAACGGTAACTGA
- a CDS encoding hypothetical protein (uncharacterized protein conserved in bacteria (DUF2333)) yields MTLRDTLGGYKDRLKHRWMYRKGGSFPSFKIGNIGRFFKGGAARKTGIGVLVFLFLYYVAGGLWINDIEDDPNFRPAAEDIVPGGSHAVAMTAALIQREVNDKRWTSNDPWFVPSAFLDNMPNYQQGVVSALARFSFELTDQLGRTRGSSQADPDLQSASGLLQYAGDVWVWDPSVSLMPRASSEAQYREARSALLKYNVRLAAGEAVFERRGDNLMATLDRIALDIGSSSAVLDQAVVENSGSFIDTSADDHFYNVKGQLYAYYLLLDALGKDFDTLITERELNTAWEQMLDSMLKAAMLSPMVVVNGAPDAQIQPSHLASQGFYLLRARTQLREITNILLK; encoded by the coding sequence ATGACCCTCCGTGATACGCTCGGTGGTTACAAAGATCGTCTGAAACACCGCTGGATGTACCGCAAAGGCGGCTCCTTCCCCTCGTTCAAGATCGGCAATATCGGACGGTTCTTTAAAGGCGGTGCCGCACGTAAAACAGGCATCGGCGTCCTGGTATTTCTCTTTCTCTACTATGTGGCCGGTGGTCTTTGGATCAATGACATTGAAGACGATCCGAACTTCCGTCCGGCTGCAGAAGATATCGTGCCCGGCGGGTCTCATGCTGTGGCGATGACAGCAGCGCTCATTCAGCGGGAAGTAAATGACAAGCGCTGGACCTCGAACGACCCATGGTTTGTGCCGTCGGCCTTCCTCGACAATATGCCGAACTATCAGCAGGGTGTGGTCTCAGCATTGGCGCGCTTCTCTTTTGAACTCACTGACCAATTGGGTCGCACGCGCGGCTCCAGCCAGGCGGATCCGGATCTGCAATCGGCCTCTGGCCTCCTGCAATATGCGGGCGACGTTTGGGTCTGGGACCCGTCCGTTTCACTGATGCCCCGCGCGTCATCGGAAGCGCAATACCGCGAAGCCCGCAGTGCACTGCTCAAATACAATGTGCGTCTGGCCGCAGGCGAAGCAGTGTTTGAACGCCGCGGCGATAACCTCATGGCAACCCTTGACCGCATCGCACTCGACATCGGGTCGTCATCTGCTGTGCTGGACCAAGCTGTCGTCGAGAACTCCGGCAGCTTCATCGACACCTCTGCAGACGATCACTTCTATAATGTGAAGGGTCAGCTCTATGCCTACTACTTGTTGCTGGATGCACTGGGAAAAGATTTTGACACGCTCATCACGGAGCGCGAGCTGAACACTGCCTGGGAGCAGATGCTCGACAGCATGCTGAAAGCCGCCATGCTCTCTCCCATGGTTGTGGTGAACGGTGCGCCCGACGCACAAATTCAGCCAAGCCATCTGGCCTCGCAGGGCTTCTATCTGTTGCGCGCCCGCACCCAACTTCGCGAAATCACGAACATTCTTTTGAAGTAA
- the rutE gene encoding putative malonic semialdehyde reductase RutE, with amino-acid sequence MGTLDGAALDTIFRDARSFNAWTDKPVSDDTLKELYDLMKMGPTSANCSPARIVFVRSDEAKEKLMPALLPQNQGKTKEAPACAIIGYDLEFYEKIPELFPHNPDARNWFAGNDPLIQETAFRNSSLQGAYFMIAARSLGLDCGPMSGFDPEAVNKTFFPDGKVKANFICNIGYGDAGREMFERSPRLAFDDACSIV; translated from the coding sequence ATGGGGACGTTGGACGGCGCAGCACTGGATACAATTTTCCGGGATGCCAGATCATTTAATGCGTGGACGGATAAACCCGTTTCTGATGACACGCTGAAAGAATTGTACGACCTCATGAAAATGGGGCCGACCAGCGCAAACTGTTCCCCCGCGCGTATTGTCTTTGTGCGCTCTGATGAAGCGAAAGAAAAGCTGATGCCAGCGCTCCTGCCGCAGAACCAGGGCAAGACCAAAGAGGCGCCTGCCTGCGCGATCATTGGCTATGACCTTGAGTTCTATGAAAAGATTCCCGAACTCTTTCCGCACAATCCGGACGCGCGCAACTGGTTTGCAGGCAACGATCCACTCATTCAGGAAACAGCCTTTCGCAACTCCAGCCTGCAAGGCGCCTATTTCATGATTGCCGCCCGCTCGCTGGGGCTGGATTGCGGACCCATGTCCGGCTTCGATCCAGAGGCGGTCAACAAAACATTTTTCCCCGACGGCAAGGTGAAGGCGAACTTCATCTGCAATATCGGCTATGGCGACGCGGGTAGAGAAATGTTTGAACGCTCACCGCGCCTCGCCTTCGACGATGCCTGTTCTATCGTCTGA
- the fur gene encoding ferric uptake regulation protein has translation MPETERIKSADDDPQRIEDLCVKKGMRMTEQRRVIARILSMASDHPDVEEVYRRSAAIDNKISIATVYRTVRLFEEAGILERHDFRDGRSRYEQVTEEHHDHLINLQTGEVIEFHNDEIERLQQIVARELGFNLVDHRLELYGIPLADSKKAPSTK, from the coding sequence ATGCCTGAAACAGAACGCATCAAATCTGCAGACGATGATCCTCAGCGCATCGAGGATCTTTGTGTCAAAAAAGGCATGCGGATGACAGAACAGCGCCGTGTGATCGCGCGCATTCTGTCCATGGCAAGTGACCATCCTGATGTGGAGGAGGTCTATCGCCGGTCTGCGGCCATCGACAACAAGATTTCGATTGCCACTGTCTATCGGACCGTTCGCCTGTTTGAAGAGGCGGGCATTCTGGAGCGGCATGATTTCCGGGACGGCCGCTCTCGCTATGAGCAGGTCACTGAAGAACACCATGATCATTTGATCAATTTGCAGACGGGGGAAGTCATCGAGTTTCACAATGATGAAATCGAACGACTTCAGCAGATTGTCGCGCGCGAGCTGGGCTTTAACTTGGTGGATCACCGGTTGGAGCTCTATGGCATTCCACTCGCCGATTCAAAAAAGGCTCCCAGCACTAAGTAG
- the murJ gene encoding lipid II flippase MurJ, which translates to MNLVRSAMTVGGMTMISRVLGFIRDIFIAGVLGTGPIADAFFVAFKFPNLFRRLFAEGAFNSAFVPLFAKRLEGEGEASAKRFAEEALSVLLTTLILLTLAAQLAMPWLMYVIAPGFADTPDKFEMGILFTRVAFPYLMFMSLVALLSAVLNSVGRFTAAAAAPILLNIVLIAAIWFAAPHFENPGLVLSWGVAIAGAAQFTMMMIAVRRAGFSIRLRLPRMTPGVKRLITLGIPGVIAGGITQINLLIGSIIASLQDGAVSLLYYADRIYQLPLGVVGIAIGIVLLPDLSRRLRADDTSGANNAQNRAFEFAMLLTVPASVALAVIPAPIIQALFERGAFTAADTAGTALALSAFAIGLPAFVLTKVFSPGFFAREDTVTPMRYAAIGIAVNITGSLILFYWIGYVGIALATSAAAWVNAALLGGRLMSEGHYQMDVRLKSRLPRLLASSAAMGIGLWYGTEIAAPYLAASFWESILALGALIAGGGLLLGLAIIATGTAHMSELKAMFRRS; encoded by the coding sequence ATGAACCTTGTCCGATCTGCCATGACTGTGGGCGGCATGACCATGATAAGCCGGGTGCTGGGCTTCATCCGGGACATCTTCATTGCGGGCGTGTTGGGAACAGGCCCCATTGCGGACGCCTTTTTTGTCGCGTTCAAATTTCCGAACCTCTTTCGGCGCCTCTTTGCAGAAGGGGCGTTTAACTCCGCCTTTGTGCCGCTCTTTGCCAAACGCCTGGAAGGCGAAGGGGAGGCCTCTGCCAAACGTTTTGCGGAAGAAGCCCTGTCTGTCCTGCTGACGACACTCATTCTTCTCACGCTCGCCGCCCAGTTGGCCATGCCCTGGCTCATGTATGTGATCGCCCCGGGCTTTGCCGATACGCCGGACAAGTTTGAGATGGGCATTCTCTTTACCCGGGTTGCCTTCCCCTACCTCATGTTCATGTCACTGGTCGCACTCCTGTCTGCCGTACTGAACTCGGTGGGTCGGTTTACAGCCGCGGCCGCCGCGCCCATCTTGCTCAACATTGTGCTGATCGCGGCCATCTGGTTTGCAGCGCCTCATTTTGAGAACCCGGGCCTCGTTCTTTCTTGGGGTGTCGCCATAGCCGGTGCTGCGCAGTTCACCATGATGATGATTGCAGTGAGACGCGCGGGCTTTTCCATTCGTCTGCGCTTGCCCCGCATGACGCCTGGTGTGAAGCGGCTAATCACCCTTGGCATTCCCGGTGTGATTGCAGGCGGCATCACACAGATCAATCTCCTAATCGGCTCCATTATTGCGAGCCTGCAGGATGGCGCTGTGTCGCTCCTCTATTATGCGGACCGCATTTACCAATTGCCTCTGGGCGTGGTGGGCATTGCCATTGGCATTGTGCTGCTGCCGGATCTTTCAAGACGCCTTAGGGCAGACGATACGAGCGGCGCCAATAATGCGCAGAACCGGGCCTTTGAATTTGCCATGTTGCTGACGGTGCCTGCCTCCGTGGCGCTTGCGGTGATCCCCGCCCCGATCATTCAGGCTCTGTTTGAGCGCGGTGCCTTTACGGCAGCTGATACCGCTGGCACGGCGCTGGCACTCTCAGCCTTTGCCATTGGTCTGCCAGCCTTTGTGTTGACCAAAGTCTTTTCGCCCGGCTTCTTTGCCCGCGAGGACACGGTAACGCCCATGCGTTATGCGGCGATCGGTATCGCGGTCAATATTACCGGCTCCCTCATCCTCTTCTATTGGATTGGATATGTGGGCATTGCGCTGGCAACCTCAGCAGCCGCCTGGGTCAATGCGGCACTGCTTGGGGGCCGCCTCATGAGTGAAGGCCATTACCAGATGGATGTCAGATTGAAGTCTCGCCTCCCACGGCTTCTGGCCTCGTCTGCGGCCATGGGCATCGGCCTTTGGTATGGAACGGAAATCGCTGCGCCCTATCTAGCGGCGAGCTTCTGGGAAAGCATCCTCGCGCTTGGCGCCTTGATCGCGGGAGGCGGGCTCTTGCTCGGGCTCGCCATTATCGCGACCGGCACAGCCCATATGAGCGAGCTGAAGGCCATGTTCCGCCGCAGCTGA
- the glnD gene encoding bifunctional uridylyltransferase/uridylyl-removing enzyme → MGRSLPSMLEIADPAAIRSALDAAHEAHAGNDTALRQAMMEVLKTAQVEGRAKARERLEQGAHRGRVCAESLSYLQDTIIRELFGFATRTQFRATNPTSSERLTIVATGGYGRGALAPGSDVDLLFLLPYKQTPWGESLAEFILYALWDLGLKVGHATRSIADCIRLSKEDMTIRTALLESRYLCGDKELFNDMEVAFDKDVVKGTANEFVEAKLAERDDRHERTGMSRYLVEPNVKEGKGGLRDLHTLFWIAKYVYRVKKPSDLVKAGVFSRQEYNLFRKAEDFLWAVRCELHFVTGRAEERISFDVQTEMAELLGYQEHRGLRGVERFMKHYFLVAKDVGDLTRILCSILEDQEQKKKPGIGRFMAALRRKKDVQGFEVAAGRLSVKSESFFEEDPVNILRLFHVVDEHGLQIHPKALQLLTRSMKLIDAKLRKNEEANRLFREILTSRKNPERTLRKMNEAGVLGRFVPDFGRIVALMQFNMYHHYTADEHLIRAIGILSEIERGDLAEEYPLANELMSKTGKRDVLFVAMFLHDIAKGRPEDHSEAGAAIARKLCPRLGMSKGDTETVAWLVENHLVMSDIAQKRDLSDPKTIQDFANIVQSPERLKLLLVLTVADIKAVGPGTWNGWKAQLLRELYFETEGVLSGETSVNREGRIAVAKEALAAALEGDWPKTRIDTQLRRHSPGYWLGFDTDAHVRHATLMWEGREEPLVVEARPDTERAVTEITLFTQDHPGLFSRFAGACAAGGVTIVDAKIFTTRDGMALDTLWVQDDQKTALREPRRLDRLEDTIRKVLAGDILPPDAIEQRNKRQSMLDAFTIAPNVYIDNEASEEFTVIEVNGLDRPGLLHALTRTFFHLGLTIGSAHIATFGERAVDVFYVKDLIGQKVTNTNKKKAVERQLLEALENPIKKSRPQKREVAA, encoded by the coding sequence ATGGGCCGAAGTCTTCCGAGCATGCTTGAGATTGCCGATCCGGCTGCCATCCGCAGCGCCTTGGACGCCGCTCATGAGGCCCATGCAGGCAATGACACCGCACTGCGTCAGGCCATGATGGAGGTTCTGAAAACGGCTCAGGTAGAGGGTCGAGCGAAAGCGCGCGAGCGCCTGGAACAGGGCGCCCATCGAGGCCGGGTCTGTGCGGAAAGTCTCTCCTATCTCCAGGACACCATCATTCGGGAATTGTTCGGTTTTGCCACCCGGACCCAGTTCCGCGCGACCAACCCAACCTCGTCGGAACGCCTCACCATCGTCGCCACAGGCGGCTATGGCCGGGGTGCGCTGGCACCTGGGTCCGACGTCGATCTGCTCTTTTTGCTTCCCTACAAGCAGACCCCCTGGGGAGAAAGTCTTGCAGAATTCATTCTGTATGCGCTGTGGGATCTGGGCTTAAAGGTGGGCCACGCCACCCGATCCATTGCTGATTGTATTCGTCTCTCCAAAGAAGACATGACCATCCGAACCGCGCTCCTGGAATCCCGCTATCTGTGCGGGGACAAGGAGCTGTTCAACGATATGGAGGTGGCCTTCGATAAGGATGTGGTGAAAGGCACTGCGAATGAGTTTGTGGAGGCGAAACTTGCCGAGCGCGATGACCGCCATGAGCGCACCGGCATGTCCCGCTATCTGGTTGAGCCCAATGTGAAGGAAGGTAAGGGGGGATTGCGCGATCTCCACACGCTGTTTTGGATCGCCAAATATGTTTATCGAGTCAAAAAACCAAGCGACCTGGTGAAGGCCGGTGTCTTCAGCCGACAGGAATACAATCTCTTCCGCAAGGCGGAGGATTTCCTTTGGGCTGTGCGCTGCGAGCTGCACTTTGTCACGGGCCGGGCCGAAGAACGCATCTCCTTTGATGTGCAGACAGAAATGGCCGAGCTTCTGGGCTACCAGGAACATCGTGGCCTGCGCGGCGTTGAACGTTTCATGAAGCACTATTTCCTGGTGGCGAAAGATGTAGGCGACCTCACCCGCATTCTCTGTTCTATCCTCGAGGATCAGGAGCAGAAGAAAAAACCGGGTATTGGCCGCTTCATGGCCGCGCTCCGCCGCAAGAAAGATGTGCAGGGCTTTGAAGTGGCTGCTGGGCGCCTTTCTGTGAAAAGCGAAAGCTTCTTCGAAGAAGACCCGGTCAATATTTTGCGGCTCTTCCATGTGGTGGATGAGCATGGGCTCCAGATCCATCCAAAGGCGCTGCAGCTGCTCACCCGCTCGATGAAACTGATCGATGCGAAATTGCGCAAAAATGAAGAGGCGAACCGTCTCTTCCGGGAAATCCTGACATCGCGGAAAAACCCGGAACGCACTTTGCGGAAAATGAATGAGGCAGGCGTGCTCGGCCGCTTTGTGCCGGACTTCGGGCGCATCGTCGCACTGATGCAGTTCAACATGTATCACCACTACACCGCAGATGAGCATCTGATCCGCGCCATCGGCATCCTGTCAGAAATTGAGCGCGGCGACTTGGCGGAAGAATATCCGCTGGCAAATGAACTCATGTCGAAGACGGGCAAGCGCGACGTGCTCTTTGTCGCCATGTTCCTTCATGATATTGCCAAAGGCCGTCCGGAAGATCATTCCGAAGCAGGCGCTGCCATTGCCCGCAAACTCTGTCCACGGCTTGGCATGAGCAAGGGCGACACGGAGACCGTTGCCTGGCTGGTGGAAAACCATCTGGTGATGAGCGACATCGCCCAGAAGCGCGATCTGTCCGATCCAAAAACCATCCAGGATTTTGCAAACATCGTGCAAAGCCCCGAGCGCCTGAAACTACTATTGGTGCTGACCGTAGCCGACATCAAGGCCGTGGGTCCCGGCACCTGGAACGGCTGGAAGGCGCAGCTTCTGCGCGAACTATATTTCGAAACCGAAGGCGTGCTGTCCGGTGAGACGAGCGTCAATCGCGAAGGTCGCATCGCTGTGGCCAAAGAAGCGCTCGCAGCAGCATTGGAAGGCGATTGGCCGAAAACGCGGATCGACACCCAATTGCGGCGTCACTCGCCGGGCTATTGGCTGGGTTTTGATACCGACGCTCATGTGCGCCATGCGACCCTCATGTGGGAAGGACGCGAAGAACCGTTGGTGGTGGAGGCACGCCCCGATACCGAGCGGGCTGTAACAGAGATTACGCTCTTCACTCAGGATCACCCGGGTCTCTTCTCGCGCTTTGCGGGCGCCTGCGCGGCAGGCGGCGTCACCATTGTGGATGCCAAAATTTTCACGACCCGCGATGGCATGGCGCTTGATACGCTCTGGGTGCAGGACGATCAGAAAACGGCCCTTCGCGAACCCCGTCGGCTGGATCGCCTCGAAGACACGATCCGCAAAGTGCTGGCGGGAGACATTTTGCCGCCCGATGCTATTGAACAACGCAACAAGCGGCAAAGCATGCTCGATGCCTTCACCATTGCCCCCAATGTCTATATCGACAATGAGGCGTCAGAAGAGTTCACGGTGATTGAGGTAAACGGTCTCGACAGGCCGGGCCTCTTGCATGCGTTGACCCGCACCTTCTTCCACCTGGGTCTCACCATTGGCTCCGCCCATATTGCGACCTTCGGGGAGCGGGCGGTGGACGTATTTTACGTCAAGGACCTGATCGGTCAGAAAGTGACCAATACAAACAAGAAGAAGGCTGTGGAGCGTCAGCTGCTGGAAGCGCTGGAAAATCCGATCAAAAAATCTCGTCCCCAAAAACGGGAAGTGGCCGCCTAG
- the nfuA gene encoding Fe/S biogenesis protein NfuA: MFIQTESTPNPATLKFLPGQDVLGDGHAADFPNATAAERSPLAKALFEVDGVAGVFFGADFVTITKGEVEWQHIKPALLGAIMQHFTSGAPLMTDSAEAADPNAVTEDDSEIVGQIKELLDTRVRPVVAQDGGDITFQGFDKGIVYLNMVGACAGCPASTQTLKHGVENMLKHFVPEIEEVRAV; encoded by the coding sequence ATGTTTATTCAGACGGAATCAACGCCAAATCCCGCAACTCTCAAATTCCTGCCGGGCCAGGATGTGCTGGGCGACGGCCACGCGGCCGACTTCCCAAATGCAACCGCCGCTGAGCGCTCGCCGCTCGCCAAAGCGCTCTTTGAGGTCGATGGGGTCGCTGGCGTCTTCTTTGGCGCGGACTTTGTCACCATCACCAAAGGTGAGGTGGAATGGCAGCATATTAAGCCAGCCCTTCTCGGCGCCATCATGCAGCACTTCACCTCCGGCGCGCCTCTCATGACCGACAGCGCGGAAGCGGCGGACCCCAATGCGGTCACCGAAGACGATTCCGAGATCGTCGGCCAGATCAAAGAGCTGCTCGACACCCGTGTCCGCCCGGTCGTGGCGCAGGACGGGGGCGACATCACCTTTCAGGGCTTTGACAAAGGCATTGTCTATCTCAACATGGTTGGCGCCTGCGCAGGCTGCCCTGCCTCAACACAGACACTCAAGCACGGCGTTGAAAACATGTTGAAGCATTTCGTGCCGGAAATCGAAGAAGTTCGAGCGGTTTAA
- a CDS encoding universal stress protein family protein, whose protein sequence is MSDMTAKETEMAKDTDAAPIKRRKFLVVVDETSECEVAIHFAARRARHTKGGLVLLAALEPGGFEHWLGVENLMKEEAREEAERILHRHAARVNEVSGLMPELEIREGTKSDIVKAMIKEDPAISILVLAAGTGKEGPGPLVQMAAAGVGAGFSIPVTVVPGSLSEDEIHDLA, encoded by the coding sequence ATGTCTGACATGACAGCCAAAGAAACAGAAATGGCGAAAGACACGGACGCTGCCCCTATCAAGCGGCGGAAGTTTCTGGTCGTCGTCGATGAGACCTCGGAATGCGAAGTGGCGATCCACTTTGCCGCGCGCCGCGCGCGCCACACAAAGGGTGGCCTCGTTTTACTGGCAGCGCTTGAGCCCGGCGGCTTTGAGCATTGGCTGGGTGTCGAAAACCTCATGAAAGAAGAGGCGCGGGAAGAAGCGGAACGCATTCTTCATCGTCATGCAGCCCGAGTGAATGAGGTATCGGGTCTCATGCCGGAGCTTGAAATCCGCGAAGGCACAAAATCAGATATCGTGAAGGCCATGATCAAGGAAGATCCTGCCATTTCCATTCTGGTGCTTGCAGCAGGCACCGGGAAAGAAGGCCCTGGCCCGCTGGTGCAGATGGCAGCTGCAGGCGTTGGGGCAGGTTTCTCCATCCCTGTGACCGTGGTGCCAGGATCTCTGTCGGAAGACGAAATCCACGATCTGGCGTGA
- the rimI gene encoding ribosomal-protein-alanine acetyltransferase, which translates to MSDALRTEQVSVAHAEILSALHGRCFSDAWSPESMASLFATPGMLGVIATEHASDQPVGFVLMRAIDGEAEILTIGVLPEARGTGIGTFLLGIMLEEGISTVFLDVAEDNEAALRLYRSSEFEVVGRRAAYYKREDGTRVDSLTMKRVVG; encoded by the coding sequence GTGAGCGACGCTCTTCGCACAGAGCAGGTGAGCGTCGCCCATGCTGAGATATTGTCAGCTTTACACGGGCGCTGTTTCAGCGACGCCTGGTCACCCGAAAGCATGGCCTCGCTCTTTGCAACACCTGGCATGCTCGGTGTCATCGCGACCGAGCACGCATCGGATCAGCCTGTTGGTTTTGTCTTGATGCGCGCGATTGACGGTGAGGCTGAGATCCTCACCATTGGTGTGCTGCCGGAGGCGCGCGGGACGGGCATTGGCACATTTCTTCTGGGGATAATGCTTGAAGAGGGGATCTCAACCGTCTTTCTTGATGTGGCGGAGGACAATGAGGCAGCTCTCAGACTCTATCGAAGCTCAGAATTTGAGGTGGTCGGTCGACGCGCCGCCTATTACAAGCGGGAAGATGGGACGCGTGTCGATTCCCTGACAATGAAGCGCGTCGTTGGGTGA
- the tsaB gene encoding tRNA threonylcarbamoyladenosine biosynthesis protein TsaB, producing the protein MTSLLAIDTGQAACSVALWRDGAVVAHRLSPMPKGHAEALVPMIEEVQAEAGFTFEDLDAFAVTVGPGTFTGLRVGLATARGLAVAAGKPLIGVTTLEAIAWPVRQEAKDGAAIIATFDARRNEAYLQCFAASGARITEPALVSLDEVAAHVPDQALICVGTGSALVRDRLTAHAHNIGLSSASPLPDARVVAEIAADRPVDPDRLPGPLYLRAPDAKLPAKPLAASPSGLS; encoded by the coding sequence ATGACCTCACTTCTCGCCATCGATACCGGACAGGCCGCCTGTTCCGTTGCTCTGTGGCGCGACGGCGCTGTGGTTGCGCATCGCCTGTCGCCTATGCCCAAAGGCCATGCCGAAGCTCTGGTGCCTATGATCGAAGAGGTTCAGGCAGAAGCAGGGTTCACCTTTGAGGATCTCGATGCGTTTGCGGTAACAGTGGGCCCCGGCACTTTCACCGGGCTGCGAGTCGGCCTTGCGACCGCACGAGGCCTCGCGGTGGCAGCGGGCAAACCCCTGATCGGGGTCACAACATTGGAAGCCATCGCCTGGCCTGTGAGGCAAGAGGCAAAGGATGGTGCGGCAATCATCGCAACTTTTGATGCGCGGCGGAACGAAGCCTATCTTCAATGCTTCGCGGCAAGTGGCGCGAGGATCACAGAACCCGCTTTGGTGTCTCTGGATGAGGTAGCAGCCCATGTTCCCGATCAGGCTCTCATATGCGTCGGGACGGGTTCGGCGCTTGTGCGCGATCGGTTGACGGCCCACGCCCACAATATTGGACTTTCTTCTGCCTCCCCACTGCCAGACGCGCGGGTGGTTGCAGAGATCGCGGCGGACCGCCCGGTAGACCCAGATAGATTGCCAGGCCCCCTTTATCTGCGTGCGCCAGACGCAAAGCTGCCTGCCAAACCCTTAGCGGCGTCCCCCAGTGGTTTGTCGTGA
- the trpS gene encoding tryptophan--tRNA ligase, which translates to MEQPTNRVFSGVQPTGNLHLGNYLGAIRNFVGLQETHECIYCVVDMHAITVWQDPKELAHNTREVAAAYIAAGVDAEKQVIFNQSKVSAHGELTWVLNCVARMGWLNRMTQFKEKAGKNRENASVGLYDYPVLMAADILAYRATHVPVGDDQKQHLELARDIAQKFNNDFGAFGGEDFFPLPEPLIMGAATRVMSLRDGSKKMSKSDPSDMSRITLTDSADDIAKKIRKARTDPEPLPSELDGLKERPEADNLVGIYAALADMTKEAVLQEHGGSQFSSFKPALADLANEKLSPITGEMARLMDDTAYIDTVLKNGGERADAIAQPILSRVKEIVGFI; encoded by the coding sequence ATGGAACAGCCAACTAATCGTGTGTTTTCTGGGGTTCAACCCACCGGAAATCTGCATCTCGGAAACTATCTGGGCGCGATCCGCAATTTCGTCGGTCTGCAGGAGACCCATGAATGCATCTATTGCGTTGTGGATATGCATGCGATCACGGTCTGGCAGGATCCAAAGGAATTGGCGCACAACACCCGTGAAGTGGCTGCCGCCTATATCGCTGCCGGTGTTGATGCAGAGAAACAGGTCATCTTCAACCAGTCCAAAGTGTCCGCCCATGGGGAACTCACCTGGGTGCTGAACTGCGTGGCGCGCATGGGTTGGCTGAACCGCATGACCCAGTTCAAAGAGAAGGCAGGCAAAAATCGCGAGAATGCGTCCGTCGGACTCTACGACTACCCTGTGCTGATGGCGGCGGACATTTTGGCCTATCGCGCTACCCATGTGCCGGTCGGCGATGATCAGAAGCAGCATCTGGAACTCGCTCGCGACATTGCCCAGAAGTTCAACAATGATTTTGGAGCGTTCGGCGGCGAAGACTTTTTCCCCTTGCCAGAGCCGCTGATTATGGGCGCGGCCACGCGGGTCATGAGCCTGCGCGATGGCTCAAAGAAAATGTCCAAGTCAGATCCTTCAGACATGAGCCGGATCACCTTGACGGATTCCGCCGATGACATTGCAAAAAAAATCCGCAAAGCGCGCACGGATCCTGAGCCTTTGCCGTCAGAGCTTGACGGCCTTAAAGAACGTCCGGAGGCGGACAATCTTGTGGGCATCTATGCGGCGCTCGCAGACATGACAAAAGAAGCAGTGCTTCAGGAACATGGCGGGTCACAATTCTCAAGTTTCAAGCCAGCTCTCGCAGATCTTGCCAATGAGAAGCTCTCACCGATTACCGGTGAGATGGCCCGCCTGATGGACGACACGGCTTACATTGATACAGTCCTTAAGAATGGCGGTGAGCGTGCAGATGCAATCGCACAGCCGATCCTTTCGCGGGTTAAAGAGATTGTTGGGTTTATCTAA